The following DNA comes from Thalassomonas viridans.
GTTTACCAAGGAGTTCTTTTCCCTGTATAACAGCTTTAAACAGGGGAAACCGGATGAACTGCCGGCCCTGGATATCCAATATGTCGATTATGCCTATTGGCAGCGGGAGTGGCTGCAGGGAGCGCGCCTGGACGAGCAACTGAATTATTGGCTGGAACAGCTTGATGAGGCGCCGCCGGTGCATAGTTTGTCCCTGGACTATCCCAGGCCGGAAGAAAAGCAGTTCCAAGGAGCCCTGGTGTCGGCACAGCTGGATGCCGGGGTCGCCGGCAAACTGATAACGCTGGCCAGGCAGCTGCAACTCACCCCCTTTATGTTGTTGCACGGCGCACTGGCCCTGGTATTGGCGAGAAACAGCAACAGCCAGGATATAGTTGTCGGCACCCCGGTTGCTAACCGGTTGCAGGAAGCCTTAACCCCGGTTATCGGTTTTTTCGTTAATACCCTGGTATTAAGGCTGGACACCTCTTTGCCCGGGCTGGCGGATTATTTTGCCCATGTCAGGCAAGTCCATATGGGAGCACAGGCCAACCAGGACGTCCCCTTTGAACAATTGGTGGAAAACCTCAATGTGCCAAGAAGTGCCGCGATCACGCCTTTATTCCAGATTATGATAAACACCAGCAGTGACTTCGGCCTGATCGGCGATGACGAGGCTGCCGCTTTCTCACTGCCGGATGTGGTTATCCAGCCCCGGCGTTGCGGGCAGATCCAGGCTAAATTTGACCTGGATATAGACCTGAATATCAACGAGCAGGGGGTTGTGCTGAACTGGCATTACGACACCGCCATTTTTTCCCGGCCGCGTATCGAGAAGCTGAACGGGCACCTGGTGAACCTGCTTGAGGGCTTGTCAAACTGTGATATTGCCCATGCCCTGACGCATGAACTGCCTATGTTGCCGGAAATAGAAAGCCGGTATCTGACCGAGTCCCTGAACCGCACCCATACGCCTTATCCGACAGGCGTGTGTATCCAGGAGCTGTTTGAACGCCAGGCAAGCCAGGCGCCGGACAATATTGCCGTTATCGAAGCCGGACGAACCTTGACCTACGGGGAATTAAACCGGCGCGCCAATCAGTTGGCCCGCTACCTGATCGCCAAGCACAGGCTCAAACCCGATGCCCTGGTGGGGTTATGTATCGAGCGCTCCCTGGAAATGGTGATCGCCATTTTCGGCATTTTAAAGGCCGGCGGCGCTTATGTCCCCTTAGATCCCAATATTCCCGAAGTCAGGCTGCAGTGCCTGCTTGACGACACCCGGGTTTCTGTTGTGCTGACAAGCGAAGGCTGTACGCCGGTATTGTCTTTTTCGGATGTTGGCAAGCTCAAACTCAACAGCCCCGCCCTGCTTGAAGAGCTGGCGCGCTATCCGGCCGATAACCTGGATGTTGAGACCCTGGCGTTAAACGACCGGCATCTCGCTTACATCATTTATACGTCCGGCTCTACGGGAAATCCCAAAGGCGTTATGATCGAACATCAGGCCTGCCTCAACCATTGTTATGCCATGATCGACAGTTTATCACTCAAGGCCGGCGACACCATCGCGCAGACCGCGCCGCTCAGTTTCGATATCTCGGTCTGGCAGACCATTACCATGCTGCTGATCGGCGGCAAGACCTGTATTGTCCGTGACGAAGTGGTTAAATCACCGGCGGAGCTGCTCAATACCGTGGCCAAACATTCCATTTCCATGCTGCAGATAGTGCCTTCCCTGATGAGCCTGGTCCTTGATCTGTGCGATGAGGATCTTAGCCAGCTGTCTTCCCTTAAATGGTTTTCGGTAACCGGCGAAGCCTGTCCCAAGGCTTTACTGGAGCGTTGGGGGGAATTGTGTCCCAATATCCCGCTGGTGAATGCATACGGGCCCGCCGAATGCGCCGACGATGTGACGCTTTATACCGTTAACCGGCTTGGCGCCAATCCCAAAAAGTCTGTTTTTGACCAGCTGGAATCGGAAGTCCGTTATTATTGCCGGGAATATCCCACTATTTTCCAAAAAGCGGTGGGGGCTGTGCTCTTTGATGACGCCGGCCAGAGATACCTGGATTTTGTCTGTGGCGCCGGGGCGCTCAATTACGGGCATAATCACCCGGCGATGAAGCAGGCTTTGGCGGAATATATCGACAATGACGGCATTACCCATTCACTGGACCTGCATTCGGAAGCAAAAGCCCGTTTCCTCAGCGCTTTTGACCGGCATATCCTGTCGCCGAGAGGGCTTGACTATAAGGTGATGTTCCCCGGGCCAACCGGCACCAATTCCGTCGAAGCGGCATTGAAGCTGGCGAGAAAATACAGCGGCAGAAAGTGTATCCTGCATTGTTCAAACAGTTTTCATGGCATGACCATGGGCGCCCTGTCCGTAACCGGGGGACAGGCTTACCGGCAGCGGGCCGGTGTCCCGCTGGCCCATACCCGGGAAATCGATTTTGTCTCCGATGCCGGCCAAATTTGCGATCCGGAGCAGTATTTTAACCGTTACACCCGGGCCATGGATGAGCTCCCGGCCGCTATCATAGTCGAGCTGGTACAGGGGGAAGGGGGAATCAATGTTGCCGACCGGCGCTGGCTTAAGGCCTTGTTCGACTTTACCAGGCAAAAGGATATTTTGCTGATAGTGGATGATGTTCAGGCCGGTTGCGGCCGTACCGGACGCTTTTTCAGTTTTGAGCATTACGGCATCAAGCCGGATCTGGTGTGCCTTTCCAAATCTATCAGTGGTTACGGCCTGCCTATGTCCCTGGTGCTTATCCGCCCCGATCTGGATATCTGGTCGGCGGCCGAGCACAACGGGACCTTCAGGGGCAATAATCACGCGTTTGTCACCGCAGCCAAGGCTATCGAGGAGTTCTGGAGCAATGATGATTTTGCCGCCGAACTGGAGGTTAAGTCAGCAATGCTGGCGAACGGGCTGAAACAGCTGATCGCCAAATATCCCGCCTTGGGGGGACGCCATAAGGGCATAGGCCTTATTCAGGGAATCGAATGTTCCCCCGCCGGTTTGGCCGCACAGGTGAAATACCGTGCTTTTGCTCATCACCTTATGCTGGAAACCGCCGGCAAGAAAGACGAAGTGATCAAATTGCTGCCTGCGTTAACGGCTACGGAGCAGGAGATTGCCGAAGGCCTGGAACTGCTGGAAAGCGCCATTGCCGGGGTGTTGCTGTCACGGGCATCGGGTCACGCTGAGCCCGTTACCGCCCCGATAGGCCGCCCGCTCGCCAATTTAAGGGTTTATGTGGTGGATCTGCACAATAACCTGGCGCCCTTTGGCGTTATCGGCGAGCTTTGTGTTGCCGGCATAGGCCTCTCGCGGGGATATTTTAACCAGCCGGAGCTGACGCAGGAAAAATTCGTCGATATAAGCTTTAACGGCGTTACCGAAAAAGTCTACAGGACCGGAGATTTAGTGCGTTACCTGGCGGACGGCAACCTTGAGTTTATGGGACGCATAGACCATCAGGTTAAGATCCGGGGGTTCAGGATTGAGCTTGGCGAAATTGAGAACCAGCTGAGCAAGCTTCCCCTGGTGGAATCCGCCCTGGTGCTGGCGCCGCAAAGCGTCTCCGGAAGCCGGCAGTTAGTGGCCTACATCAGGCCGGAAAGCGGCGCGCCGGGGGCGGGCAACCTGCTGTCCGATATTGCGCAAACCGACTTTGTGCGTGATATCAAGGGCAAATTGGCAGATGTCCTGCCCGGTTATATGTTGCCGGCCGCTTTTGTGTTGTTGGACGACTGGCCGCTGACCGCAAACGGTAAAATCGACCGCAAAGCCCTGCCGGCACCCGATGCCATGCTGCTGCAAGATGAATACATAGCGCCGGAAACCGGTACCGAACAGCAGCTGGCCGCCATGTGGGCCCAACTCCTGGAAATTCCTGAGGAAGAAATCAGCCGCAGCGCCAACTTTTTCGAGCTGGGGGGCCATTCTTTACTTGTGGTGCGCCTATTGGCCATGGTGGAGCAGGAGTTTGGCTTTAAGCCGGGCTTGAAAAATATCTTTGAAGCCGGTTCGATCGGTGATTTGGCAAGTTTTTGCGATGGGGAGATAAAAAGGCGCTCCCTGAAAGAAGCGCTCAGCGAAATTGATGTTGAAGATTTGGATGTAATAGAATTTTAGGGCACGGGAATGCAACATATAATTAAAATCCTTGTTGATAATGAAATCGACCTATATATAGAAAACGACAAGCTTAAGGCCAAAGCCAAAAGAGGGGCGCTTAAGAGTGAACTGGCCGGGCTTATCAAGGCAAATAAAGACGGGCTGATCGATTATTTAAAAACGTCATCCGCCGGCGATGCCGGCCCGGCGGGCCAGAGGCAGGCGATTGAGCGGCGACAAGATCCCGCCGGCACGGCCCCGACTTCCTATGCCCAGCAAAGGTTGTGGTTTATTGACAAACTACAGGCGGGATCGCCGGAATACAATATGCCGGTGGCATTTAATGTCACCGGCAGCCTTAGCTTACCTGTGGTTGAGCAGGTCTTTTCAACCATTATCCGGCGCCATGAAATCCTCAGAACGGTTTATGAAGAGCATGACGGGGAAACTTGCCAACGCATCCGCAACTTTGATGATATCAAGTTCAGGGTGACCGGGCATGACTTAAGTAGCCTTAGTGCGGAACAACGGCAGGAAAGGACGAGAGAGCTTATCCGGGCCGCCGAATATGAGGTTTTTGATCTTTCCCGTGACCTGATGGTGAAGGCCAGCTACCTGCACCTTGACCGGCAGCAGGGCGTGCTCTTGTTCAATATGCACCATATAGCTTCCGACGGCTGGTCAATAGAGGTCCTGACCGGCGAATTCATCCGTTTGTACCAGGCATATGTGCAGGGAGAAGCGGATCCGCTTGCCGAACTGCCTGTCCAGTATGCGGATTTTGCCGTTTGGCAAAAAGACTACCTGCAGGGGGAAGTGCTGGAGCGGCAACTTACCTACTGGGAGCAGCAATTGGCGGGGGCGCCTGCCGTCCACGGCCTGCCCCTGGATAAAACCCGGCCTAGCACCAAGCAGCACCAGGGGGCAATCGTGCTGGGCTCACTGCCGCCGGAAGTTGGCGGGGCGCTGAAAGTCCTGGCTAAACAGCACCAGCTGACGCCATTTATGGTGTTGCAGGGGGCGCTCTCCCTGGTGCTTTCCCGGCACAGCAACAGCCGTGACATAGTTATCGGTACGCCGGTGGCAAACCGTATGCAGGCAGAGCTGGAGCCTATGATAGGCTTTTTCGTCAATACCCTGGTGCTGAGAACATCCTGCCGGCATGAGACGTTACAGCAGTATTTTGATCATATCAGGGATGTTCACCGGGCGGCGCAGGCAAACCAGGATGTGCCGTTCGAGCAGCTGGTGGAGCGGCTTAAACTTCCCCGGAGCGCGAGCCATACCCCCTTGTTTCAGATCATGCTGACAACAGATAGCAATTTTACGCCGGGACATCAGCCGGCTCCGGCGCAGTTTGACCTGCCTGAGGTTTCGCTTTCCCCGGTCGATTCCGGGGTGGTGCAGGTGAAATTTGATTTGGAGGTTGAGATCAATCTCTCGGAGCAGGGAGGGGAGCTGTTTTGGCGTTATGATGTCAGTTTGTTTGATGACGCCAGTATCCGCGCCTTGAATACGCATTTGTGCCGCTTGCTGACGCAAATCGCCGCTTGCCGGGATGCTTCACGGGTGAAACTGTCATCCCTTGAGATCCTGTCGGAGGCCGAAAGGCAGCACCTGTTATATGAGCTTAACGAGACGGAAGCCGGCTATCCCGCCCATGTCTGTATCCACCACCTGTTTGAGTCTCAGGTCAATGAAAATCCCGAGCATATTGCCTTAAGCTTTGAAGGACGTAAGTTGAGCTACCGGCAGCTGAACGAACAGGCAAACCAGCTGGCATTTTATTTGATAGAAAGGCACCAGGTTACCCCCGACAGCTTAGTGGGGTTATGCGCCGAGCGTTCCATCGAGATGGTGGTCGCCATCCTGGCCGTCTTAAAAGCCGGTGGTGCCTATGTGCCTTTAGATCCGGGGTACCCCAAAGAGCGCCTGGCCTATATGCTAAGCGACAGCAAGGTCTCAGCCGTGCTGTGCCAAAGCCATTTGTCGTCTTGCCTGCAAGATTATGCCGGCGACCTGGTTATGCTTGATGATTTCTTCAGCGAAGACGGCGGCAAAAATTACCCTAAAGTCAACCCCGTATCCGCCAGTTTAGGCTTAGGGGCAAACCATCTCGCCTATGTGATTTATACCTCAGGTTCGACGGGGAAACCTAAGGGGGTGATGGTGCCGCATCAGGGACTGATAAACCGTATCCACTGGATGGCCCGGCAATACGGGGTCAGTACAGATGATAAAATCCTGCAAAAAACGCCTTTTAGTTTTGATGTTTCCGTGTGGGAGTTTTTATTGCCCCTGGCTTATGGCGCCGGCCTGGTGCTGGCTAAACCCGGCGGCCATAAAGAGCTGGATTATTTATGCCGGCTGATCCAAACCACAGGGGTGACCAAGCTGCACTTTGTGCCCTCCATGCTGGGCAGCATGCTGGAATATGACGGCTTTGCCGCCTGTACCGGCATACGGCAGGTTTTTTGCAGCGGGGAAGCTTTGCTGAGCAATCATGTTACCGCCTTTAAAAATGCTTTGCCCCAGGCCGAGCTGCATAATCTCTATGGGCCCACGGAAGCCGCCATCGATGTCAGTTACTGGGATTGTTCCGGCGATATCAGCCGGGGGGTGCCCATAGGCAAACCCATAAGCAATACGCAGTTGCTGATTTTGGATCCTGATTTAAACCTGGTGCCCAAAGGAGCCGTAGGGGAGCTCTATATCGGCGGTCACGGCCTGGCCCGGGGTTACCTTAACCGGCCAGGACTGACAAGCGAGCGCTTTATTGAAAACCCCTATTACCAGATCGGTCGGAGCAACAGCAGCAAATACCTGTATCGCACCGGGGATCTGGCATCGTTAAGGGAAAACGGCGATCTGGATTATCATGGCAGAACGGATCACCAGGTGAAAATACGGGGGTTCCGCATTGAATTGGGGGAAATCGAACATCAGGTTTCCCGGCTGCCGGGGATAGATTCGGCACTGGTTGTGGCGCGGGAGCAGCTGGGAAGCCAGCAACTGCTGGCGTATGTGAAGCCGGAGGCGGGGCAGGAGGTGTTATCTCAGGGACAGCTGACCGCACTTGTCAAACCGGCGTTATCCGGGCTGTTACCCGACTATATGGTCCCCGGGACTTATATGGTGATCGATGACTGGCCACTGATGCCCAATGGTAAGCTGGACAGAAAACGCCTGCCGGAGCCGGATGCCGCCGCGCTGCAGCAGGAGTATGTTCCGCCGGTAACGGCCAGCGAGAAGACATTGGTGCAGGTCTGGAGCCGGTTGCTGGATATCGGGGCTGAAAAGCTAAGCTGTTCGGCAAACTTTTTCGAACTGGGGGGACATTCGCTCCTTACCGTTAAAATGCAGGGATTACTGAAAAGCCATGGCCTTGAAGTGTCGGTGCAGCAGATCTTCAATGCCGCCAGCCTGAAAGCGTTAGCCGCGGACATAGACACAGGTCCTGAAGCGGTCAGGGGTTTTGTCGTCCCGGAAAACCTGATCCCGGCCGGCGCCGAGAAAATAGTTCCCGCCATGCTCAACCTGGTGGAGCTGAGTGAAGCCGAGCTGACCGGCCTGGTGCAGAAAGTGGCCGGGGGAGCGGGAAATATCGGGGACATATACCCGCTCGCGCCGCTGCAGCAGGGCATACTGTTTAACTATATGCTGGGGAACGAGATAGATCCTTATATCAATGCCGCCGTACTGCGCATCAGGGACAAATCGGCTTTGGATGTCTTCCTTGCCGGGTTTGAATTTTTAATCCGGCGTCATGATATCCTGCGCGCGGGATTTTTCTACGAAGGGCTGCCGGAACCTGTGCAGGTGATTCACCGCAAGGCGGAGTTGGCGGTGCATCATGTGGCGCTGACCGGCAGTGATGAAAGCGCATGTCTGTTGCAATTAAAGGCAGCGGGCATCGCGAGAATGGACATTGCCAAAGCGCCCCTGATCCACCTGACCCTGGCGCAATCGCCGTTTGATGAATCCTATTATGTTTTATTGCAAAACCACCACCTGATTTCCGATCACGTGAGCCTGGAGATCATCAGCGAAGAGCTGTTCAGTTATGCCGGACAAGAGGCGCATTTATTGCCGGCCAGCGTTCCCTTTCGCAACCTGGTTGCCCACAGCCGCTACCAGGTGCAAAACCATCATGCGGACAGCTTTTTCAAGAAGATGCTGGGTGATGTCACTGAACCCACCCTGCCGTTCAATATTACAGATATTCACCGTGACGGCAGTGCGATAGAAGAGGCATCGGCACCCTTACCCGGCCGGCTCTCCGGCGACTTGCGCCGCCTTGCCAAAAAATACCGGGTTAGCCTGGCTGCCCTGTTCCATGCCGCCTGGTCTCTGGTGTTGAGAACCTGCAGCGGCAGAGCTGATGTGGTCTTCGGCACTATAGTCTCGGGACGGCTCCAGGGGACCGAAGGCGCCGAGCGTATGCTGGGAGTCATGATCAACGCCCTGCCTTTTCGGGTGCGGATTGAGGGAGAAAGTACGGCGTCTTTGATCCGTCAGATACATGACTGGCTGAAAGAGCTGGTATTATACGAGCAGACGCCGCTTGCGCTGGCCAGGGCATGCAGCGCCATCGATTCCGATATTCCGCTGTTCAATGCCATCTTAAATTTCCGGCATTCGGCACCCGGTTCGCGGCAGGAAGGGGAAAATGATCAGTTTGTTATGCTCGACACCCGGGAAAGGACCAACTACCCCTTTACCATGAACGTTGATGATTTCGGTGCGCAAGGCGGCTTCAGGCTGACGGCGCAGGCGGATCAAACCCCGGGGGCTGAGCGGATCTTGTCCTATATGCAGGTTGCATTAACCGGACTTGCCCAGGCGCTGGAACAGGGCGGACAAAACCAGGCCGGCCATATCCGGGTTTTACCCCGGCAGGAGAGGGAGCAGCAGCTGTTTGACTGGAACCAGACCCGTACAGACTATGACCGCCAGGCTTGTATTTACCAGCTCTTTGAGCAAAGGGCGGCGCAGGCCCCCGGGGATGTGGCCCTGGTGTTCCGTGACCGGCAACTAACGTACGGGGAGCTGAACCGGCGGGCCAACCGGCTGGCGCATTATTTGACCGGGCAATATCATATCCGTCCGGATGCTTTAGTCGCCCTGTGTTTTGAGCGGTCTTTCGAGATGGTGATAAGCATTTTAGCCGTGATGAAAGCCGGCGGCGCATATGTGCCCGTCGAACCCGGTTATCCCCGGGAGCGCATCCGGTATTTGCTGCAGGATGCGGCTCCTGAACTGGTGCTGACCCAGGGCCATTTGACCGGCAAAATAGCCGAGTTATGTCCCGTGTGTCTGCCGGTCGATACATTATGGGCCGCGGACGGGCAGGAAACCCAGATGCTGGCCCGCTATTCCGCAGAAAACCCCGACAGGCATAAGCTTGGCTTAACGGCTGCCAACCTTGCCTATGTGATCTATACCTCAGGTTCCACGGGGAAACCTAAAGGGGTGATGGTCGAGCATGGTGCGCTGTTTAACCGGATTGACTGGATGGACAAAACTTACCGGGCAACGCCGCAAGACAGTATTTTACAGAAAACCCCCTATAGCTTTGATGTTTCCGTCTGGGAATTCATGTGGCCCTTAAGCAAGGGGGCAAAGCTTGTGATTGCCGAGCCGGAAGGCCATAAAGATCCCGTATATTTATGTCGTTTGATCCGGGAGCAGGCGGTTACCAAAATGCATTTCGTGCCTTCTATGCTGGGCATGATGCTGGAGCATGGGGAACTGGCCTCCTGTGACTCCGTCAGACAGGTTTTCTGCAGCGGCGAGGCGTTACAGATCAGCCATGTCTCATCGTTTAAGGCATGCCTGCCCGGGAGCGAACTGCATAACTTATATGGCCCGACGGAGGCGGCAATTGATGTCAGCCACTGGGACTGCTTGCAGGCGCATAAGGCAACGGTGCCTATAGGTTATCCGATACAGAACACCCAGTTGCTGATCCTGGACGACCAGCTGCAGTTGCTTTCGGCAGGCGCGGTCGGGGAGCTGCATATTGGCGGCGATTGCCTGGCCAGGGGATATCTGAACCGCAACGCCCTGACGGCGGAAAAATTTATTGCCAACCCCTTTTATGGCGCCGACGGCTTGCCGACCAGTAAACGCCTCTATAAAACAGGTGATTTGGCGCGCCTGACGGACAAGGGGGCGATAGAATATGTGGGACGCATAGACCACCAGGTTAAAATCCGGGGATTCAGAATTGAGCTGGGGGAGATCGAACATCAGCTGGCCTTATGCCCGGACGTAGACAGCGCACTTGTGCTGGCGGATAGCTTTGGTGACGACAACAGCTTGTTGGCTTATGTAAAATTAGCCGCCATGGCGCAAAACGGTCCCGGGGTGCTTGACGGCATCAGGCAGGCACTGTCGGCTTCATTGCCTGAGTTTATGGTGCCGGATCGCTTGATGGTGCTGGATGAATGGCCTTTGACCGCTAACGGCAAAATTGACCGCAAGGCATTGCCCCGGGCGGAAATGCCGGCGGCAAATCCCGGCTATGTGGCGCCTGCCAATGACAGGGAAAAGTTGCTGGCGCAGATCTGGCAAGACTTGCTGGCGATCACTGAAGTCGGGGCGACAGACAGCTTTTTCCGTCTGGGCGGGCACTCGCTGCTGGTGATTAAGATGCTTAACAAGCTGAAAAGTCACGGCTTTACCTTGCCCCTGAAGGCGATATACGAAGCCCCCGACCTGGCGGCACTTGCCGCCCGGCTGACGGCGACAAAGGCGCAGCCGGGCGGCGGTTTTGTTGTGCCGGACAACCTGATCCCGGAAAATTGCCCGCATATCTCGGCAGAAATGCTGACCCTGATAGATATGGAGCAGGATACGCTGGATGCCATTGTCGGGCAGGTTCCCGGGGGCAGCCGCAATATCCAGGATATCTACCCCCTGTCCCCCTTGCAAAAAGGCATCTTGTTCCACCATGTTATGGATCCGGATAATGATCCCTACCGCCAGTATTGCAAAATGAGAATCGCCGGTAGGCAGGTGGCGGATGAACTGGTTGCCGGGTTCAATTTTATCATCCGGCGCCATGATGTGCTACGCACCCTTATCTGCTGGGATCTAGAGGAGCCCGTCAACATTGTTTTACGGCAAGCCGGCATCCCGGTGGCCTGGCATCATCTGGAGCCGGAACAATCCGCGGTGGCGGCAATGGACGAGCTGGCAAGAAATAAACGGCTTTCTCTGTCCGAGTCGCCGCTTATGGCACTGGACTTCTTTGTGGCGGCATCAGGTGATGAAATATATGCCCTGCTGACCTTCCATCACCTGATCTCCGATAACATGGGCATGGAAACCCTGCTGCAGGAGATTGCCCGTTTCCGTATCGGCCAGGAAAAAACATTGCCCGAACCCGTGCAGTACCGCCAGTTTGTCGCTGAGATCATCGACAAAACCAGGCATCTGGATTCCCAGGCCTTCTTTGCCGATATGCTTGCGGATGTGGCTGCCACGACGGCCCCTTACGGCGTGGAAAAGGTGAGCGGCATAGCGCAAATCACCGAGAAAAAACTTATCCTGCCGCAG
Coding sequences within:
- a CDS encoding non-ribosomal peptide synthetase; amino-acid sequence: MQHIIKILVDNEIDLYIENDKLKAKAKRGALKSELAGLIKANKDGLIDYLKTSSAGDAGPAGQRQAIERRQDPAGTAPTSYAQQRLWFIDKLQAGSPEYNMPVAFNVTGSLSLPVVEQVFSTIIRRHEILRTVYEEHDGETCQRIRNFDDIKFRVTGHDLSSLSAEQRQERTRELIRAAEYEVFDLSRDLMVKASYLHLDRQQGVLLFNMHHIASDGWSIEVLTGEFIRLYQAYVQGEADPLAELPVQYADFAVWQKDYLQGEVLERQLTYWEQQLAGAPAVHGLPLDKTRPSTKQHQGAIVLGSLPPEVGGALKVLAKQHQLTPFMVLQGALSLVLSRHSNSRDIVIGTPVANRMQAELEPMIGFFVNTLVLRTSCRHETLQQYFDHIRDVHRAAQANQDVPFEQLVERLKLPRSASHTPLFQIMLTTDSNFTPGHQPAPAQFDLPEVSLSPVDSGVVQVKFDLEVEINLSEQGGELFWRYDVSLFDDASIRALNTHLCRLLTQIAACRDASRVKLSSLEILSEAERQHLLYELNETEAGYPAHVCIHHLFESQVNENPEHIALSFEGRKLSYRQLNEQANQLAFYLIERHQVTPDSLVGLCAERSIEMVVAILAVLKAGGAYVPLDPGYPKERLAYMLSDSKVSAVLCQSHLSSCLQDYAGDLVMLDDFFSEDGGKNYPKVNPVSASLGLGANHLAYVIYTSGSTGKPKGVMVPHQGLINRIHWMARQYGVSTDDKILQKTPFSFDVSVWEFLLPLAYGAGLVLAKPGGHKELDYLCRLIQTTGVTKLHFVPSMLGSMLEYDGFAACTGIRQVFCSGEALLSNHVTAFKNALPQAELHNLYGPTEAAIDVSYWDCSGDISRGVPIGKPISNTQLLILDPDLNLVPKGAVGELYIGGHGLARGYLNRPGLTSERFIENPYYQIGRSNSSKYLYRTGDLASLRENGDLDYHGRTDHQVKIRGFRIELGEIEHQVSRLPGIDSALVVAREQLGSQQLLAYVKPEAGQEVLSQGQLTALVKPALSGLLPDYMVPGTYMVIDDWPLMPNGKLDRKRLPEPDAAALQQEYVPPVTASEKTLVQVWSRLLDIGAEKLSCSANFFELGGHSLLTVKMQGLLKSHGLEVSVQQIFNAASLKALAADIDTGPEAVRGFVVPENLIPAGAEKIVPAMLNLVELSEAELTGLVQKVAGGAGNIGDIYPLAPLQQGILFNYMLGNEIDPYINAAVLRIRDKSALDVFLAGFEFLIRRHDILRAGFFYEGLPEPVQVIHRKAELAVHHVALTGSDESACLLQLKAAGIARMDIAKAPLIHLTLAQSPFDESYYVLLQNHHLISDHVSLEIISEELFSYAGQEAHLLPASVPFRNLVAHSRYQVQNHHADSFFKKMLGDVTEPTLPFNITDIHRDGSAIEEASAPLPGRLSGDLRRLAKKYRVSLAALFHAAWSLVLRTCSGRADVVFGTIVSGRLQGTEGAERMLGVMINALPFRVRIEGESTASLIRQIHDWLKELVLYEQTPLALARACSAIDSDIPLFNAILNFRHSAPGSRQEGENDQFVMLDTRERTNYPFTMNVDDFGAQGGFRLTAQADQTPGAERILSYMQVALTGLAQALEQGGQNQAGHIRVLPRQEREQQLFDWNQTRTDYDRQACIYQLFEQRAAQAPGDVALVFRDRQLTYGELNRRANRLAHYLTGQYHIRPDALVALCFERSFEMVISILAVMKAGGAYVPVEPGYPRERIRYLLQDAAPELVLTQGHLTGKIAELCPVCLPVDTLWAADGQETQMLARYSAENPDRHKLGLTAANLAYVIYTSGSTGKPKGVMVEHGALFNRIDWMDKTYRATPQDSILQKTPYSFDVSVWEFMWPLSKGAKLVIAEPEGHKDPVYLCRLIREQAVTKMHFVPSMLGMMLEHGELASCDSVRQVFCSGEALQISHVSSFKACLPGSELHNLYGPTEAAIDVSHWDCLQAHKATVPIGYPIQNTQLLILDDQLQLLSAGAVGELHIGGDCLARGYLNRNALTAEKFIANPFYGADGLPTSKRLYKTGDLARLTDKGAIEYVGRIDHQVKIRGFRIELGEIEHQLALCPDVDSALVLADSFGDDNSLLAYVKLAAMAQNGPGVLDGIRQALSASLPEFMVPDRLMVLDEWPLTANGKIDRKALPRAEMPAANPGYVAPANDREKLLAQIWQDLLAITEVGATDSFFRLGGHSLLVIKMLNKLKSHGFTLPLKAIYEAPDLAALAARLTATKAQPGGGFVVPDNLIPENCPHISAEMLTLIDMEQDTLDAIVGQVPGGSRNIQDIYPLSPLQKGILFHHVMDPDNDPYRQYCKMRIAGRQVADELVAGFNFIIRRHDVLRTLICWDLEEPVNIVLRQAGIPVAWHHLEPEQSAVAAMDELARNKRLSLSESPLMALDFFVAASGDEIYALLTFHHLISDNMGMETLLQEIARFRIGQEKTLPEPVQYRQFVAEIIDKTRHLDSQAFFADMLADVAATTAPYGVEKVSGIAQITEKKLILPQDIAGRIRELAKDRNMSPAAFFHMAFAVIVARLSRRKDVVFATVLSGRQDIDEARAASVGMFLNSLPIRVNTGSESLNALLSSVNAGLIALLEHEHYPLSSALAANSLLKGAPLFTSVLNYRRSGSSKALAKDAPEQDVEVFDLEGRTNYPFSLGVTDYGAGFELSLKVEPSIDAEHALETVRQGIVNITRALSATPGASLAELELFAAADEVKAPVLQGGPAPGHNGEERSLQDIFADTVKDKRMATALILGEQALTFDGLDKQSNQLARYLAAQDIRAGDRLGLCLLRSTDMVVAMLASIKLGAVYVPMEPDWPQSRIDFILDDAGVKTVLVHRDISPAFSAKGAVCLDDDRVRRQLAGVDDSRFRADIANGSGLDAYVIYTSGSTGTPKGVLVSQDNVINYSDGFKRQLADLAIMDHEPWLWNASYAFDASVKGLVSLLYGRPLVLCSAEQSRDPGALLDLMAKHRVRVFNSMPAMLEQLMALALERNHKGLNLISSGEDIPERIWQLLLEYTQKTGTKAINAYGPTETTVNVSYGLIKPGMPVNIGRPLPGVRCYVLDEARQAVASGMKGELYVAGACLARGYLNRPELTAAAFGDNPFDGTGGSKIYRTGDWVKLLPGGEICFLGRTDGQVKNRGYRIELGEIEHRLLAITGIRQAVVMLQEMENTSKKLFAYVAAPQDSGLSQESILSQLTACMPAYMLPDKVVVLAEFPTLSSGKVDKSRLLLTGKAEYQAQYQGPKNETEEILCEIWQHVLNLARVSVQDNFFQLGGDSILSMQVVAMAKRKGLQISIRQLFAAKTIAELAKVSRKKRLRKSRVRESKGEQLLLPVQSQWFAELADDGKHFNQSLCVHVPASLTASDVHSLIDELCLRHDAFRLRFTRDEAGSWQAGYLPQETFRQLGIFRHIDLSGQGEDERKRTIKAEGERAQRDFVLEQGGLLRAVYFDFGDQDGRLLLVAHHLVIDGVSWRIIAGDLQLGYQQLTDGKVKLHDKTASYQSWAQFLKHYVSTPAFAEETAYWQHALRQPVSALPGLTALEPVRTPMKSWRQQQIALASQETAFLLSAAGAVYDTEINELLLSALFMALKGCSRASAFRITMEGHGREMLNGSPDVSETVGWFTSKYPVTLAIEAGSLREIILGVKKQYRAVPNKGIGYGMARFMGDAGDELDYHNQLVFNYLGNFDQTREQNGQFMLAREEYGDDIGAGYTPGHSIVLNGMVWNNRLSFTLSYCEQSFDAAVIEQFAAGFQAGLHQVVEHCRQAMNEKALYQKLGHQLDDASLAQIVLPLNKSVTDIHLFCAPPVSGTSIVYQALAKELEGTVNFQGLQLPDLYTDICTTSIEGLAALYCALIKRVQPEGPYHIMGWSSGGTVAYEIAAQLKASGEQIAFLGILDQPYRDLGENAGQHEDNPYLKIEGLYGERLSIDWHSLRSLDSDEAISFIVQQVNEQGLKPDDADDLMLRRHFTALVNFPRVMDKYQPGSAALDIELFKTASGDGGREPDKRLRWGEATSGEIRVTSALGEHINMVYEPFAGDLAEKIKLRLQDK